In Schistocerca serialis cubense isolate TAMUIC-IGC-003099 chromosome 3, iqSchSeri2.2, whole genome shotgun sequence, the following proteins share a genomic window:
- the LOC126471345 gene encoding uncharacterized protein T26G10.4-like, which yields MQTLLNVVGEAATWAGLTFKPSKCATLHIRRRQTLGSVFALQGGEPAVLGAGDAYLHLGVPTGYKVSQTPTDAIAAIRRDLQHLDASLLAPWQKIDAVRVFLLPRLDFVMRGGAVRKEPLSALDKAVKAAVKSWLFLPQRASTEQLYLALGEGGCGLTPLADAAVISTIVHGFRMLHCDDATVRDIAWATLSTAARRRLRREPSRPDLATYLSGSTEGDLVEVNGRPAIADDAEHGGIGGVTQPATEGAAPGTTRHLEDGGDGPQHDDGSVGRTANTGVEHVRVGGGAKRLLSRTLRECLRQRLPNLLLRKPDQGKVFECTRESTASNHFMAGGKYTRFADWRFIHRARLGVVPLNGCRRFDGRANNNKACRRCGHNNETLPHVINASMVHSAALQYRHNAVLNRLAAAVAGRPRRGNTAVPDIRINQAVIGDSSGLRPDLVITDEAAKTVTIVDVTIPFENRRIALDNAQQLKKIKYADVARGLATRGYSVTVDALVVGSLGAWDRQNDAVLRHLGIASRYCQLMRRLMVSDTIKWSRDINMEHIIGYRQYVSP from the exons atgcagacgctcctcaatgttgtgggtgaggcggcgacgtgggccgggcttaccttcaagccgtcgaagtgtgccacgcttcacatccgccgtcggcagacactaggctcggtattcgccctgcaagggggagaaccagccgtgctcggtgcgggtgacgcctacctccatcttggcgttcccaccgggtacaaagtctcgcagacgccaacggatgcgatcgcggcaattcgacgtgacttgcagcacctggacgcttccctgctggctccctggcagaagattgacgctgtgcgtgtcttcctcctccctaggcttgactttgtcatgcggggcggagcggtacgcaaggagccgctatctgcactcgacaaggcagtgaaagcggctgtcaaatcatggctcttccttccacagcgtgcgtccactgaacagctgtacctcgcgctgggagagggaggatgcggcctgacgccgctcgcggacgctgcggtcatctcgacgatcgtccacggcttccgcatgctgcactgcgacgacgccaccgtccgcgacatcgcctgggccactctatctacggccgcgcgccgccgactgaggagggagccgagtcgacccgacttggccacctacctgagcggcagcactgagggtgacctc gtggaggtcaacggccgacccgccatcgctgacgacgcggaacacggcggcatcggaggggtgacgcagccggccacggagggggcggcgcctgggactacacgacacctcgaagatggcggcgatggaccgcagcacgatgatggcagcgtgggacgcaccgccaacactggcgtcgagcatgtccgggtgggagggggcgccaaacgtcttctctcgcggacgctccgcgagtgtctgaggcagcgcctgccCAACCTCCTACTCAGAAAACCTGACCAGGGGAAGGTATTCGAGTGcaccagggagtccacagcgtccaaccacttcatggcgggaggcaaatacactcgcttcgcagactggcgcttcattcaccgcgccaggctcggagtcgtgcctctgaacggttgtcgccgcttcgatgggcgggcaaacaacaacaaagcctgccgacgctgtggccacaacaatgAGACGCTCCCACACGTGATCAACGCGTctatggtgcactcagcagccctgcagtatcgccacaacgcggtcctcaaccgcctcgcggcAGCAGTCGCTGGACGGCCAAgaagaggaaacactgctgttcctgacatcaggatcaaccaagctgtcataggggacagcagtgggctgcgtccggacctcgtaataactgacgaggccgcgaagactgtgaccatcgtcgatgtgacgatccccttcgagaataggcggattgcgctcgacaacgctcagcaactgaagaagataaagtacgccgacgttgcgcgcggattagccaCTCGCGGCTATTCCGTtactgtcgacgccctggttgtcggcagtctgggggcgtgggaccgccagaacgatgcagtgctccggcacctaggcatcgctagccgctactgccaactgatgcggcggctgatggtttctgacaccatcaagtggtcccgcgacattaATATGGAACACATTATTGGCtaccgccagtatgtgtccccctag